The sequence CGCTCAGGTCCTGCGCATCCGCCTCGGCATTGAAGTCCGCTGTGAAATGTGCGACGCCAACGCTGGCTGCCGCCTCACGAGCAGCCACGATGATGTCACCAATTTCCCCTCGCCGCTGCTCGATATCCTTTTTGGTGCCCTCCACCAACTGCCCAGCCTCCTCAACGGAGCGGGTCAGCTCATTGATGTTCCGCTGCACATCACCCTTCTGATAGGCGAGGTACGGAATGTACAAATGCGCCGCCGTAAAGAACTGGTCGGCCTGGCTCTTGACCTGGTTAACCAGTTGATCGCGCGCTCCTGTCGGGTTGCCTGACTCAATAGAGAAAGCCCGAATTTGCTCAAGGCTCTGCTTGATCGGCGGCAACGTACTGACGATTTGCTGCGTTGGTCCGTCAGGCAGCAGATCCAAGGGCAGCAGTTTGAACTGGTTCAGCATCGAGTACGTGCGTTCCAACTCCGGACGGCAGCTCTCGAAGTTGATCTTTCCCCAGTCGGGGTTGATGAGCAGTTCGTCGACGGGCGACTGGGTGCAGTCGTTGATCAACTCTCGAAACTGTTTAGTCAGCGCTTCAGCAGCCATTTATCTGATCTCCCTGGACTTCGTATCACCATTTCCAGCGAGATCTTGTTCGACACTTTTGTAGCCACCTATCGCCGTACCGGATTTGAATCCGGCGGATGATCGTTTTGCAGAGTAGGCGCCATCAAATACCTCGAGGCCAAGCCCGATATCCCAGACGTAATCGCCAAACCGAACAAACCGGTCGTGGCCGTCATCGCGGAAGCCCGTATTCGGAACCATAAAAACTTTTATTCGCTTGATATTTTTGCGCGGTAACTTGCCAAATACCACGCGCAGTTCCGCCTCAATGTCGTCGATAGTTTTCCTGTTCTCTCCTGACAGATCAGCAGTCCAGGCGGAATAAATCGTGACGTGCCGGTGGCCGGTGGCATCGGTATCCAGTAGCCGCAGGAACCGTTCAAGCCCCGAAAGTCTGGTCTGCGGGCAGGCCATGTGTTGACCAATGGCATACCGATCAACGACGCTTATAAGTTTGATTGGTGCGATTGCCAAGGCCTTGAAGCGCGTATCCCAGGTGGCCAGAAACGTATCTCCTGCTTCGATGTGCTTGCCCGCCAAGGTAGTCGCAGCCTGAAAAGCCTTGGCTTGTCCCACGGCAAGAAGACGGCAGACTGAAACATCAATGCCATTGCCCGGCCGCAGCGCCTCATCACACTCATCATCGAACCCAAACTCGACCTCGGCACGGGTGTCGTCGACCAACGCCAACTGCGCCACACTAGCGAAATCGCCAAGTGTTGCTGCCGACACACTGCCACTCCACTGCGGCGTGGTTAGTAGAGGAGCTCGCTCCAACACTTCTTGCCAGCGTGGGCGGACGTTTTGCGGTAAGGCCTGAACAGCTTCGTGCAAACGTGATGCAGGCAGGGAATCACCATCGTGCGCAAGCAATCCGGTCCGTTGCCACACATCGAGTAGCCCGTTGTAACAGGCACGCTTCTGTGTAGGCGTCCATGCCTGGTCTGGTGCAAGGCTGTCAGCGTCGATCACGAAGGGCACCAGCATTCTCAGCGCCCCCCGAATTTTTCATGGAAAGACTCTTCGAAGAATCCGCCCGGCCATTCATCAATGAAGTCGCCTTCTTCATCGATGCGCAGCTCAATGAAACGGCTGCCGCGCGCCAAGGGTTCAACAAAGACGACTCCGACGTCATTGGGGCTTATCTTTCCTTCACGGATTCGACGCATCAGGCGCAAAATCAAATGCTCACTGTGGGTCTCCAAGATGAATGTGTTCTTGCGTTCGCGCAACGCAGCCTCGATGAAAACGTCGCCCAGCTCGGCCTGGAGCGCCGGATGCAAGTGGATTTCTGGCTGTTCCATCGCCAATAGCTTCCCGCGCGAACCATAGGCCAGCACCAATACTGGCAAGACCTGAGAGATACCAATACCGACATCGCGGTGGGTGACGATTGTGTTTTTTCGGACGTCGCGCAGCACCAACTCTTCAAGTACCCCACCAGATTTCGCCGCCGTAGCAAGTTGGGCGAGAGAATTTGCGAGAAACTCCGCTTCTTGCTCGGGTGCATTCAGAATTGATGCATCGCTCAGGGTGAGTGCAAGCTGAGCGAGGGCTTCCTCACTGACGCTGCCAGAGCCATCCGGCTCCAGTTCCCTACGGGAACCTATTTCAAACGCCTCCATCAACCATTCGTCGATCTCAGTACCACCTCCGCGCCCTGGTTGCGCATATGTCGGATCGCGGCGCTTGGATTCGTTGTGCAATGCAACGTAGCGCTCTGTCACAGCATCGACAAGCCACTGAGTCACGTCAGGCTGCGCGAAATGCTTGACAACTTCGAGCCGATAAGGCGTCTTCAATTTATCGGAACTCAGCCAGCCATTTACGGCCTCCCGCACAGCATCGTCGCGACGCACGACGTCCCAGGCATAACCGCCGCCGGCATACCAATTGGCGTCTTCATGTTCGGCAAAGGCTAGATGGCGTGGGGGGAAAGAGCGCAGCGGACCAAGGTACTGCAGCTGCTTGAGATCGTCGGCCAGCGCATCGGCCAGTCCCTTAATTAAGTCGTTCAATGTGCGGGGCAGGACGAATCGGACAGCTTGCGCGATGTCTTCCTTACGGTTGCCCTTGCTGACGGGGAACAACATACTAACTGGCGAGATATCGCCGCCGTCGGTCTTGGGCAGTTCCACACTAGATGGGAGGAACTGATCGACGCGCACCACGAGTTCCGGCAGCAGTGAGGAGATGGCCTCATTGGCGCCTTCAAAATCTTCAGGGCGCATTTCTTCGGACGTGGTTTGCGCCTCAACGATGGCTTTCAGTACTTGGCGAAATACGGCATGGTCGCTGGCGAGGCGGTCCAGACGAAGGTGACCAGCGTGGACATCTGATCGCAAGGTCGCTGGGCGGCGGCTCATGCGCAGCAACTCAGCGCCGTCGGCGGTGATCTCGATGGAGTCCACCCGGGGCTCCGCACCCGGCTTTGGGCGGTCCTGATCGTCCAACTCAATGCCGAGGGCGATGTTCAGGGCCACGCTGCTGACCGGGGCCAGCAGTTGTGCCAGTCGCTGATCCTTGCCTTGGGCCAGTGATGACACCTTGATTTCAGCACCCCATTCCACGCGCTTGTTCAGTTGCCCACGGTGCACGTACTGACGAAAGCCGCCAAGGTCAATGGCGCTGCCGCCCACGTCCGTGTGGTGGACGTCCAGACGGGCCAGACTGCGCTTTTCTCGACCGAACTGTGCTTCGTGCGCCAGCGCAAGGCTGTGAATGAAGCTGGACTTGCCGGCGCTGTTGGGGCCGAAGATCAGCGTGATCGGCTTGAGTGGGATGCGCTGGGTATCAGCAAAGGCCTTGAAGTTGCCCACGCGCAGGGCTTGAAGGCGGCGAGTCATGGCAGTGCCTCCAGTTCCTTTGGCATTGGCAGATTCAGCGCGCGGGCCTGTTGGGCCATCTCTGCCAACAGTTCCCGCAAATGGCCCTCCCGCCATTGGGCGGTGAGTTGGCCGGAAAAGGCGTGTAGTAGCAAAGTGGAAAACGTGGCTTCCAACTGCTCTGCTGCGCTATCAGCTTTTGTGAGCACCTGCTCAATTTCCTTAGCCAGCTTGCCAAACTTCTGTTGCAACGGTTGAGGGGGCTCAGGAGTCAAAAGGCCGGAATACTCTTGGCCATTGATGTTGGGCTGCCCTGCAACACGTTTATGCGATTCAACCCAGCCTCGGTAATAAGCCGTTCGAGTCACCCCAAAGACGAACCACGGGTCAACTGCTCCAGATCGGAATTGGAACCGAATCAGGTACCCTGCAAATGCGCATGGACCATCATCCGGACGATATATGTACGTCTTGCCCACGGTATTACCACTTCTTGCAAAGAGTACATCGCCGTCGTGCAGCAGGTATCGCCGCCAATCATCGGAATCGAGGGAAACGCTCTCTTTTTCAGAGAGAGTTCCATTGTCCCGAATATCGGTGATTCGCACATAGCGAGGCATGACACCTTTTCTTGGACAAGCACTGGCATTTGCGCCGTACTCAGGCCGCTGATCGGCTAGATCGCCAAGCGGCTTCATTGGCCATCCCATCGGATTCGTCGCAGGGTCGCCGAACATCTTGAGGAACAGTGCAGGCAGGATGCGGGCGGCCTTGGCGTCGGCTTCGCGACGCAGGCGGCGCAGACGGTTGGCTTCGTCGAGAAGTTCGACAATGCGAGATTGCTCTCTTGGCGACGGAATCGGTGCCTCATGCGCCCAGAACCAATCCATGACCACGCGCGGCATCTTGGCTCCAGCAACGTGGTGTGACGCCTGATTTACGAATCCGGGGGAGCGCAGGTAATACGCCAGAAAACGAGGATTTAGCGTTTTCGGGTCCGGGCGCAATGGAATCAACTCAGTGGTGGCA comes from Gammaproteobacteria bacterium and encodes:
- a CDS encoding AAA family ATPase, whose translation is MEAFEIGSRRELEPDGSGSVSEEALAQLALTLSDASILNAPEQEAEFLANSLAQLATAAKSGGVLEELVLRDVRKNTIVTHRDVGIGISQVLPVLVLAYGSRGKLLAMEQPEIHLHPALQAELGDVFIEAALRERKNTFILETHSEHLILRLMRRIREGKISPNDVGVVFVEPLARGSRFIELRIDEEGDFIDEWPGGFFEESFHEKFGGR
- a CDS encoding restriction endonuclease subunit S, giving the protein MTWLTAPLRKVAPPVTAQIAFAPDDQVWQLSLDQIESESGEIVEKRYAAASDAGTSTFNFDTGNVLYSKLRPYLNKVAVPDEAGIATTELIPLRPDPKTLNPRFLAYYLRSPGFVNQASHHVAGAKMPRVVMDWFWAHEAPIPSPREQSRIVELLDEANRLRRLRREADAKAARILPALFLKMFGDPATNPMGWPMKPLGDLADQRPEYGANASACPRKGVMPRYVRITDIRDNGTLSEKESVSLDSDDWRRYLLHDGDVLFARSGNTVGKTYIYRPDDGPCAFAGYLIRFQFRSGAVDPWFVFGVTRTAYYRGWVESHKRVAGQPNINGQEYSGLLTPEPPQPLQQKFGKLAKEIEQVLTKADSAAEQLEATFSTLLLHAFSGQLTAQWREGHLRELLAEMAQQARALNLPMPKELEALP